From a single Coriobacteriaceae bacterium genomic region:
- the rpmB gene encoding 50S ribosomal protein L28, which produces MSKVCEVCGKHPVAGRSISHSHRVTNRKFRPNIQRVYVVVDGHRRKMNVCSTCLKSGKVARS; this is translated from the coding sequence ATGTCCAAAGTTTGCGAAGTTTGCGGTAAGCACCCCGTTGCCGGTCGCTCCATCAGCCACTCTCACCGCGTCACCAACCGTAAGTTCCGCCCCAACATCCAGCGCGTCTACGTCGTCGTCGATGGTCACCGTCGCAAGATGAACGTTTGCTCCACCTGCCTCAAGTCTGGCAAGGTTGCGCGCTCCTAA
- the pyrR gene encoding bifunctional pyr operon transcriptional regulator/uracil phosphoribosyltransferase PyrR: MGTTSPKAVIMDETAVNRAMTRIAHEILERNEGCEDLALVGIVTRGDLLAKKLAEEIKEIEGVDVPLGSLDISFYRDDYATNFAPAIHATNIPFSVDGKRVVLVDDILYTGRTIRAALDAVMDLGRPSRIELAVLVDRGHRELPISPDFVGKNVPSSHEENVHLYMKEVDGHTAVEINDVAPGSHVGSAPLGGE; this comes from the coding sequence ATGGGCACGACTTCCCCCAAGGCGGTCATCATGGACGAGACCGCCGTCAATCGAGCGATGACCCGCATCGCGCACGAGATTCTCGAGCGCAACGAGGGCTGTGAAGACCTCGCTCTGGTCGGCATCGTCACGCGCGGCGACCTTCTGGCAAAGAAGCTCGCCGAGGAGATCAAGGAGATCGAGGGCGTCGACGTTCCGCTCGGCAGCCTCGACATCAGCTTCTACCGCGATGACTACGCGACCAATTTCGCTCCCGCGATCCACGCTACCAACATTCCCTTCAGCGTCGACGGCAAGCGCGTCGTGCTGGTGGACGACATCCTGTATACGGGCCGTACCATCCGCGCCGCTCTCGACGCCGTCATGGACCTGGGCCGTCCGAGCCGCATTGAGCTGGCAGTCCTCGTTGACCGCGGCCACCGCGAGCTCCCCATCTCGCCGGACTTTGTCGGCAAGAACGTTCCCTCGTCGCATGAGGAGAACGTGCACCTATATATGAAGGAAGTCGACGGCCACACCGCTGTCGAGATTAATGACGTCGCGCCGGGTTCCCACGTGGGCTCCGCGCCGCTGGGAGGTGAGTAG